The following are from one region of the Salvia hispanica cultivar TCC Black 2014 chromosome 1, UniMelb_Shisp_WGS_1.0, whole genome shotgun sequence genome:
- the LOC125202216 gene encoding auxin-responsive protein IAA14-like, which yields MEVGLNLKATELCLGLPGATVKSTGKRGFSETIDLKLNLQSNESDALDLKENMQNSSKEKAMLPPKDHIKPPSKAQVVGWPPVRAFRKNIMSHQKSEESEKAACSGGGAFVKVSMDGAPYLRKVDLRMYKSYQELSDALAKMFSSFTLGNYGTEGMIDFMNERKLMDLLNSSEYVPSYEDKDGDWMLVGDVPWEMFVDSCKRLRIMKGSEAIGLAPRAMEKCKNRC from the exons ATGGAAGTCGGCCTGAATCTGAAGGCGACCGAGCTCTGCCTCGGCCTGCCCGGCGCCACCGTGAAGAGCACGGGCAAGAGAGGCTTTTCCGAGACGATCGATCTCAAATTGAACCTTCAGTCAAACGAATCTGACGCTCTGGATCTGAAGGAAAACATGCAGAATTCCTCCAAGGAGAAAGCTATGCTCCCTCCCAAGGATCACATCAAGCCTCCTTCCAA GGCTCAGGTGGTGGGATGGCCGCCGGTGAGGGCGTTCCGGAAGAACATCATGAGCCACCAGAAGAGCGAGGAGTCGGAGAAGGCGGCatgcagcggcggcggcgcctTCGTGAAGGTGTCGATGGACGGCGCGCCCTACCTCCGTAAGGTGGATTTGAGGATGTATAAAAGCTACCAAGAGCTCTCTGATGCCTTAGCCAAAATGTTCAGTTCCTTCACTTTGG GGAATTATGGAACCGAGGGAATGATAGACTTCATGAATGAGAGGAAATTGATGGATCTGTTAAACAGTTCAGAATATGTGCCTAGTTATGAGGATAAGGATGGTGATTGGATGCTTGTTGGTGATGTTCCATGGGa gATGTTTGTTGATTCATGCAAGCGTCTCCGAATTATGAAAGGATCCGAGGCTATAGGATTAG